The sequence TGCTGAACTATGTGCTTGTCAACGTTCTGCGCCCCGAAGGCTCGATGGACCCGGCCACCGAACGCTTCCCCGAGGCCGTTCACCTGCCCTCCCTGCATGAGCTGCTGGCCCCGATCGGCATTAACTTCTCCAAATCGGCCCCCGCCAATGTCAGCCTGCTGGTTGCCATGGGCGCCTGCCTGTTCGTCTGGCTGCTGATCTGGCGCACGCCGCTGGGCTATGAGATCCGCTCCCTGGGCAAATCCGAACCGGGCGCGCGTTATGCCGGCATCTCGTCGGTGCGCACCATCATGATCGCCATGCTGATCTCCGGCGCGCTGGCCGGGATGATGGCGGTCAACAACGTCATGGGCGAAGCGGAACGCCTGGTGCTGAACGCCACAGAAGGCGCCGGTTTCATCGGCATCGCGGTGGCGCTGATGGGGCGCAACCATCCGTTCGGCGTGTTCCTGGCAGCGATCCTGTTCGGTTTCCTCTACCAGGGCGGCGCGGAGCTGGCGCTTTGGACCTCGATCCCGCGCGAGCTGATCGTGGTGATCCAGGCCCTGGTGATCCTGTTCACCGGCGCGCTCGACAACATGGTGCGGATGCCGCTTGAGAAGATCTTCCTCGCGGTGCGGAGGGGGCAGAACTGATGGATTTCCTGACGATCATCCAGATTCTGGATTCCACTGTCCGCCTGGCCACGCCGCTGCTGCTGGCCTGCCTGGCCGGGCTCTACTCCGAGCGCGCGGGCATCTTTGACATCGGCCTGGAAGGCAAGATGCTGATGGCCGCCTTCTTCTCCGCCGCCGTCGCCGCCGTGACCGGCAACGTCTGGCTGGGGCTGCTGGCGGGCATCGCCTCTTCCCTGGTGCTGGCAGGGCTGCACGGGGTGGCGTCGATCACTTTCCGCGGCAACCAGCTGATTTCCGGCGTTGCGATCAACTTTCTGGCTGCGGGCATGACGGTGCTGATTGCCCAGGACTGGTTCCAGCAGGGCGGCCGCACCCCGTCGCTGTTCAGCGGCGGACGGTTCACACCGATCACCCTCCCCTTTGCCGACAGCCTGTCGGGCGTGCCGGTGCTGGGGCCGGTTTATTCCGAGCTGCTGTCGGGCCATTCAGTGCTGGTCTACCTCGCCTTCCTGGCGGTTCCGGCGACTTGGTGGATCCTGTTCCGCACCCGGTTCGGCCTGCGCCTGCGCGCAGTGGGCGAGAACCCGGCAGCGGTGGACACCGCAGGCGTTTCGGTGGTCGGCCTGCGCTACGGCGCAGTGATGATCTGCGGCCTGCTGTGCGGCATCGCCGGCGCCTATCTGGCCACGGCGCTGCAGGCGGGCTTCGTCAAGGACATGACCGCAGGCCGCGGCTTCATCGCCCTGGCGGCGCTGATCTTTGCCAAGTGGCGGCCCTGGCACGCAATGGGCGCCTGCCTGCTGTTCGGACTGCTGCAGGCCATCGCCCTGCGCTTCCAGAACATCGAACTGGGCGGCATCGTCATCCCGGTTCAGGCGATGGATGCGCTGCCTTATGTTCTGACGGTGGTGATCCTGGCCGGTTTCGTCGGCAAGGCGATCCCGCCCCGCGCCGGCGGCCAGCCCTACGTCAAGGAGCGCTAAGCTCCGCAAGAAACCCTTGGAATGCCCGGCCCCGCGCCGGGCGTCTCTTTTCCGGACTGATCCCAGCCAGTGTCTTTCCAGGCGCAAGGGCCGCGGCAGCAGCGGCGCGCAGGCGCCGTTCGCCCTTGGCGCGGTAAAGATACAACTTCCCTCGACCTGTCCCCGGGGTCTCCTCAGCGAAAAATCCCTTGCGCCGCCTGCGGGCGCGGGGCCCTGCCCGACCAGTGCAGAGCGGCCACAGTTGAGTCCAGTTTGATGCGTCAAATCAGTCCTGCACGCTGCACAGCGGCATAGATCATTGATTTTTGAACGGTCTGCGGTCTAACAAAGATCATGCAGATATACCTTCCCATAGCTGAGGTCTCGGTCAATGCCTTCCTTCTTCTGGGCCTCGGAGGAATGGTGGGTGTTCTCTCAGGCATGTTCGGAGTTGGCGGCGGCTTCCTGATGACGCCGCTTTTGTTCTTCATCGGCATCCCGCCCGCGGTGGCGGTGGCCACCGAAGCGAACCAGATTGTCGCCTCTTCCTTCTCCGGCGTGCTGGCGCATTTCCGAAGGCGCACGGTCGATATCAAGATGGGGCTGGTGCTGCAGGCCGGCGGCCTGCTGGGCGCGGCGCTTGGGGTGGTGGTGTTCAACTACCTCAAGGCGCTTGGCCAGGTCGATCTGCTGGTCAAGCTCTGCTATGTCGTCTTCCTGGGCGTCGTCGGCGGGCTTATGTTCATCGAAAGCCTGAACGCGATCCGCAAATCCAAGAAGGCAGGCGGTGCAGCGCCCGCCCCGCGCCGCCAGCGCGGCTGGGTGCATGCGCTGCCGTTCAAGATGCGCTTCCGCACCTCCGGCCTCTATATCTCGGTGATCCCGCCGATCCTGGTTGGCGTCGCGGTGGGTATCCTGGCAGCGATCATGGGGGTTGGCGGCGGCTTCATCATGGTGCCTGCGATGATCTATATCCTCGGCATGCCGACCAAGGTGGTTGTCGGAACCTCGCTGTTCCAGATCATCCTGGTCACCGGCTTTACCACCATGCTGCACGCCACCACCAACTATACCGTGGACATTGTGCTGGCGGTTCTCTTGCTTATCGGCGGCGTAGTCGGCGCCCAGATCGGCACCCGCATCGGCGTCTACCTCAAGGCCGAACAGCTCCGCATCCTGCTGGCGCTGATGGTCATCGCGGTCTGCGTCAAGCTGGGCCTCGACCTTTTGCTGCAACCCTCCGAGATTTTCTCGCTGGGTGAGCCCGGGGGGCACTGATCATGCGCAAGCTGCTCCTGTCCGCGCTGACCGCCGCCGCCCTGGCCCTGCTGCCGCACTCCGCAGCTAAAGCCGGCAAGGAAGAGGTCGTGCTCGGTCTCAGCCAGGACCGGGTGGCGATCACCGCCACCTTCGACGGGTCGGAAATCCTGGTGTTCGGGGCGGTGAAACGCGAAACCCCGATCCCGCAGGACGACCCGCTGGAAGTGGTGGTCGCCGTGTCCGGCCCGGCCCCCTCCGTCATGGTGCGGCGCAAGGAAAAGAAACTGGGGATCTGGGTCAACGTCGACAGCGTGCTGGTCGACTCCGCTCCGGCGTTCTATGCCGTGGCCACCAGCGCCCCCTTCGACCAGGTGCTGACCGACACCGAAGACCTGCGCTACCGGATTTCGATCAAGCGCGCGATCCGCTCGGTCGGCGCCGCCATGCATATCCGCGGCGCCCAGGCCTTTGCCGATGCGGTGGTGCGGATCCGCGAGAAGAACGGGCTTTATTCCCTGCGTGAAAACACGGTGGCCGTGGATGAGCAGACCCTCTTCCGCACTGCCATCGAAATGCCCGCGGATCTGACCGAAGGCAGCTATCTGACCCGGATCTTCCTGACCCGCGGCGGCGAGGTGGTGTCGAGCTATGAGACCACAATCGACGTGCGCAAGGTAGGGCTGGAGCGGTTCCTGTACTCGCTTTCGCGCGAGCAGCCGTTCCTTTACGGCCTGATGTCGCTGGCGATCGCCGTTGCCGCCGGCTGGGGCGCCTCCGCTGCCTTCAGCCTGCTCAGGAACCGCTAAGAGGGGCCGGCCCCTCTTGGCCTTGCGGCCAATTCACCCCGGAGTATTTGCTGCAAAGATGAAGCCTCTGCGGCCCGTATGCAGCAGCGCCGCCGCCGCAGGCCCGCTGCGCGCCAGCGCAGCGCCACGTCCAACGGGAGCGGCGCATCTGCGATGCGCCAGCGACGGGCGGGAGCGCTCAGCCGCGGCCGATATAGGGCATCTTGGTGGCCATCACCGTCATGAACTGCACATTGGCCTCCAGCGGCAGATTGGCCATGTGCAGCACGGATCTCGCCGCGTCCTCCACCGCAAATGTGTGCATCGGCTCTCCGTCCGGGTTGGCCTCAGCGTGGCGCTGGCTCAAATCCTCCACCATCGGGGTGCGGGTGTTGCCGAAGTCGATCTGGCCGCAGGCGATATCAAAGGGGCGGCCGTCCAGCGACAGGCTTTTGGTGAGGCCGGTGATTGCCGCCTTGGTGGCTGCATAAGGCGCTGAATGGGGCCGCGGCACATGCGCGGCAATGGAACCGTTGTTGATGATCCGCCCGCCCTGCGGCGACTGCTGCCGCATCTGGCGGAAGGCTGCGCGGGCTGCCAGGTACATGCCGGTGAGGTTCACGTTCACAGACGCGAACCAGTCGTCCAGCGGGATCTCGTCGATAGTGCCCGGCGGCGTAAAGATGCCCGCATTGTTGAACAGCACATCCAGCCGCCCGGCCGCCATGGCAAAGCTGTTCACCGCATGATCCACCGCTGCCGGATCCGAGACATCGGCGGGCAGCACCTGGGCGTTCGCAAAGCCCTGCGCTACCTCCTGCAGCTTCTCTGCCCGGCGCGCCACCAGGCCCACCTGCCAGCCCTCGGCCAGGAACAGCTCCGCCACGGCACGGCCGATGCCGGAGCTGGCGCCAGTGATCAGGATCGAATGGCTCATGCGGGGGTGTCCTCCTGTGCTTCGAGCGTGAGTGCGGCAGCAGGCATGGCTTTGAGATCGTCCACCGGCAACGGGCCAGTGGGCTTGGCGAGGCGGTTGCGGACGACCCAGATCAGCCGCTCCTGCGCGCGGGTGATGGCGACATAGGCCAGCCGCTTCCACAACGGTTGTCCCGCCTCAACCCGGCCCATGCGGGCGGCCGCGTAGATATCCGGGGCAAAGACCTGGGCGGTGTCCCATTGCGAGCCTTGCGCCTTGTGGATGGTCACTGCTGCACCGTGCAGGAAGGTCGCGCCCATGCGGGCCGCGTAGGGGATGAAGGGCTCTTCCTCGTCCGGTTTTTCGATCTTCACGATCGAGGCGGCAGAGACCTGCGGGTCCTCAGCCCCCATCACGTGCAGGCGGGAGAAGCCGGGTTTGCGGCCGGGGCCGAGAAAGATCACCTGCGCCCCTTTGATCAGCCCTCGGGCCTCCAGATCCAGGCGTTTCTTGCGGTGCTTCATCGGCAGTTCGATACCGTCGCAGATCAGCGGCTCGCCCGCGATCAGCTGATCCTCCGGCGCGCCATGCACAGCGCGGAAGGCGTTGATCAGCCGGATGCGGGTGTTGTTGCGCCAGACCAGCACCGGCGAGCGCGCCATCAGATCGACCTCCACCCGCTGCCCCCAAACCACACGGTCGTCGCGGCGGGCGGTGTCCTCCACCATCCGCTCGAAATCCTCGAACCCAAGCTGCGGGTCGGCCAGCGCATGGGCCAGGTCCAGGATCGGGTTGCCTGCCTCCTGCCGGTGGATGCGGTTCAGAACCAGCTGGCGCGGTTCCGGCAGGGTTTCGAACACCATGGAGCCGGACTGGTTCACCGGCGCCAGCTGTGCCGGGTCGCCGAACAGGATCAGGTTGGGAAAGATCTCCTTCAGATCCTCGAACTGGCGGTCGTCCAGCATCGACGCCTCGTCGATAAAGCCGATGTCGAGAGGATCCTCGCGCCGCTTCCAGCCGGTGATGAAATCCGAGCCGCGCAATCCCGCAGCCGCCAGCGCGCCGGGGATCGACTTGTTCTTCTCATAGAAGGCCGCAGCACGGGCCAGCGCCTCCTCGCTCAGGCCTTCGATGTCCGGCTGTTCCCCCTGCCCCGCCAGCCATTCGGCAATACGCTCATACTCCGGGTCATATACCGGGGTATAGAGGATGCGGTGGATGGTGGTGGCGGGCACGCCGCGCAGGCGCAGCACGCTGGCGGCCTTGTTGGTAGGTGCCAGGATCGCAAGCGTGCGGCGGTCGTCGCTCTTCTTGCGGCTTTCATAGTCGCCGGAGACGATCTCAACCCCGGCCTGTTCCAGCGCCTTGTACAGCTCAGCCAGCAGCAGCGTCTTGCCCGATCCGGCCTTGCCGATCACCGCCATCACCCCGGCATCGCCGCGGGGCGGGTGCAGCAGCCCGTCATCAAGATCCACCCCCGCGTTGCGCAGGAGTTCGGTCACGCTGTCATAAGCGGCGGCCTGGTCATCGGAGAACTGTACGGGCAGAGCTGTCATGGCGCGACCCTACAGCCGCGGCGCCGGGTCCGCCAGAGGATCCGGCCCCGGTTTGCGCAATGTTCAGGCGCTGAGCGCCACCGGGCCGGACGCGCCGGCACCGCCGAAGGAGCGGTCGAACCACAGCTGCGACAGCTCCGGCGGGATGCCCGCCTTGCGCGACACGCTGTGATAGGTGTCTTCGGCATATTCCCAGAAGCCCATGCAGATGGGATTGCGCCCCCCGCCCTGGGTGCCGGTGATTTCAGGCGCGAAGCCCAGGTTGCGGAACGCGCGGGCCGTGTGGCGGTAGAACACCCCCGTGTAATGGGGAACGTCGAAGTTGCGCATGATTTCCAGGCTGCCAAGCATCAGTCCTGCCGCGATCCTGCCCTGCGCCTTGCGCGACAGGCAGAACCGGGTGCATTCCCAGATCAGCGGGCTGCAGATGGGGACGCCGCCGCAGAGATCCAGGAAGATTTCATTCACCATCACCCGGCCGGTGGTCGGCAGAAACCGCATGGAGCCGCCGTGGCTGCCGTCGGGCATTTCCCAGATCATGTAGAGCGGGTCCAGTTCGTCGTACTGATCCCGCTCCTCGCCGTTGGCATTCACCTGCACATCCCAGCCAAGCCGCGTTTTGAACTGATCGGCCCGGTCCAGGAACATTGAATGAGCCAGGTCCGCATGGTTGTGAAGATCGTGGCCGTATACGTAGCGCAGCATGGTGTATTCCCCTTTTGGTAGAAAATCAGGGGAAGGATACGACCATTAGGATCGGCGTCGGAGAAAATTTACACCTTAAGAGGTAGCGATACCGTTAAACCACAATCAAACCGAGACTTACGGCCCGGGCAATGGCATGTGTGGTGTTGATCGCGCCCAGTTTGAAGCGGGCGCTTTCGATATAGACCCGCAGGGTATGCTCTGAGATGGCCAGGGTTTGAGCCACTTGTGCCCGGCTGTAGCCGATCGCCAGAAGCGTGAGCGCGTCAACTTCCCGCGGCGACAGCGGCTGCGCTTGTTCTGCACTGCGGGAGGGTTCCAGCTCCAGCACTTTGCGGTTGAAATAATGCGCCACCAGAATGAAATCGCGGTTGTATTTCGCGATCAGCTTTTCCCAGGCGGCGTCGTCGCAATTGTGGCTGAGCGTGAAGAGCGCGAACTGGCCGTTCGGCCCCCTGATGGGAATGGCATAGCCCTGATTGCCCACGCCATGCTCCCGCGCGTCTTTCAGGAACTCGCGGGCCGGTTTGGGGTTCCAGTCCAGACGCTTCCAGTCCACCGGGTGAAAGCGCTGGTAGCAGCCCACCACAACCGGATCGACCCGCGAGTAGGCCTTGTCCAGATAGCGTTCTGTCCAGGCCTTGGAATAGGTGCCGAAATAATAGTGGTTTCCGGCGGTTTCGACCCAGAGGTACATTGCATGATCGACGCCGAACACCTCGCAGACCTGCTCAACGATCAGCTGAAGGCCTTCCAAGGTTTCAGTGGCGTCAAGCGCCTCCAGAATGCGGTCGAGTTCTGCTTTGTATGCCATGAATTACGTGCTGCTGCCCTTTAGGTCCGGCCCCGTTCTGAGGGAGGCCCGTAGCAGAATGTGCTGCCGCGGGGCTGGCCGGTCGTTCCTGTTCTTTTGCAGTGGGGAGCTCCTGGAGGTCAATGCGAAGGTTCCGCTTTCGTTCATTTTGAGTGAACAGTTGTGCGATGCTCAAAAAAAACGCCGCAAAAACCGGAGCGTAGAGAGTCACCTTTTTTGCCGGCGCCTCTCGCCTCCCCTGAAATAGCGAGACCTCAGCAGGCAACCGACTGAAATCCTTCGCTGAAACATGTCATATATTAAAAAGCCCGCGAACCAAGGATATGATTCGCGGGCTTGTCGCAAGTTTGAAAACGCCTCAGGCTGCCGGATCAGGCCTCCAGCACGTCCTGCAGGGTGCGCAGGCCGGTTTTCGGCGCCTGCACCAGCACCGACATGTTGCCGGGCAGATGCTCGTTGCGCAGCATCTTCATGTGCGCTTCCGGCAGGTCGTTCCAGGTGAAGACCTCGGACATGCAGGGGTCCAGGCGGCGCTCCACCATCAGCTTGTTGGCGGAGGCAGCCTGCTTCAGATGGGCGAAGTGCGAGCCCTGCAGGCGCTTCTGGTGCATCCACATGTAGCGGACGTCAAAGGTCAGGTTATAGCCGGTGGTGCCGGCGCAGATTACGACCATGCCGCCCTTTTTCACAACGAAAGTGGAGACCGGGAAGGTTGCTTCGCCCGGGTGCTCGAACACCATGTCGACGTTCACGCCCTTGCCGGTGATGTCCCAGATCGCCTTGCCGAACTTGCGCGCCTCTTTGAACC is a genomic window of Leisingera caerulea DSM 24564 containing:
- a CDS encoding ABC transporter permease, with the translated sequence MDKMPKWADVVLIPLISLLLAAILSALVILGIGEDPVAAVKLMVDGALGSTYGWGYTLYYATNFMFTGLAVAVAAHAGLFNIGGEGQAMLGGLGVALVCLLIPWPHWTLALVFAALGAGIFGAAWAAIPAYLQAKRGSHIVITTIMFNFIAAAVLNYVLVNVLRPEGSMDPATERFPEAVHLPSLHELLAPIGINFSKSAPANVSLLVAMGACLFVWLLIWRTPLGYEIRSLGKSEPGARYAGISSVRTIMIAMLISGALAGMMAVNNVMGEAERLVLNATEGAGFIGIAVALMGRNHPFGVFLAAILFGFLYQGGAELALWTSIPRELIVVIQALVILFTGALDNMVRMPLEKIFLAVRRGQN
- a CDS encoding ABC transporter permease, giving the protein MDFLTIIQILDSTVRLATPLLLACLAGLYSERAGIFDIGLEGKMLMAAFFSAAVAAVTGNVWLGLLAGIASSLVLAGLHGVASITFRGNQLISGVAINFLAAGMTVLIAQDWFQQGGRTPSLFSGGRFTPITLPFADSLSGVPVLGPVYSELLSGHSVLVYLAFLAVPATWWILFRTRFGLRLRAVGENPAAVDTAGVSVVGLRYGAVMICGLLCGIAGAYLATALQAGFVKDMTAGRGFIALAALIFAKWRPWHAMGACLLFGLLQAIALRFQNIELGGIVIPVQAMDALPYVLTVVILAGFVGKAIPPRAGGQPYVKER
- a CDS encoding sulfite exporter TauE/SafE family protein encodes the protein MQIYLPIAEVSVNAFLLLGLGGMVGVLSGMFGVGGGFLMTPLLFFIGIPPAVAVATEANQIVASSFSGVLAHFRRRTVDIKMGLVLQAGGLLGAALGVVVFNYLKALGQVDLLVKLCYVVFLGVVGGLMFIESLNAIRKSKKAGGAAPAPRRQRGWVHALPFKMRFRTSGLYISVIPPILVGVAVGILAAIMGVGGGFIMVPAMIYILGMPTKVVVGTSLFQIILVTGFTTMLHATTNYTVDIVLAVLLLIGGVVGAQIGTRIGVYLKAEQLRILLALMVIAVCVKLGLDLLLQPSEIFSLGEPGGH
- a CDS encoding TIGR02186 family protein, translated to MRKLLLSALTAAALALLPHSAAKAGKEEVVLGLSQDRVAITATFDGSEILVFGAVKRETPIPQDDPLEVVVAVSGPAPSVMVRRKEKKLGIWVNVDSVLVDSAPAFYAVATSAPFDQVLTDTEDLRYRISIKRAIRSVGAAMHIRGAQAFADAVVRIREKNGLYSLRENTVAVDEQTLFRTAIEMPADLTEGSYLTRIFLTRGGEVVSSYETTIDVRKVGLERFLYSLSREQPFLYGLMSLAIAVAAGWGASAAFSLLRNR
- a CDS encoding SDR family oxidoreductase; this translates as MSHSILITGASSGIGRAVAELFLAEGWQVGLVARRAEKLQEVAQGFANAQVLPADVSDPAAVDHAVNSFAMAAGRLDVLFNNAGIFTPPGTIDEIPLDDWFASVNVNLTGMYLAARAAFRQMRQQSPQGGRIINNGSIAAHVPRPHSAPYAATKAAITGLTKSLSLDGRPFDIACGQIDFGNTRTPMVEDLSQRHAEANPDGEPMHTFAVEDAARSVLHMANLPLEANVQFMTVMATKMPYIGRG
- a CDS encoding ATP-dependent DNA helicase → MTALPVQFSDDQAAAYDSVTELLRNAGVDLDDGLLHPPRGDAGVMAVIGKAGSGKTLLLAELYKALEQAGVEIVSGDYESRKKSDDRRTLAILAPTNKAASVLRLRGVPATTIHRILYTPVYDPEYERIAEWLAGQGEQPDIEGLSEEALARAAAFYEKNKSIPGALAAAGLRGSDFITGWKRREDPLDIGFIDEASMLDDRQFEDLKEIFPNLILFGDPAQLAPVNQSGSMVFETLPEPRQLVLNRIHRQEAGNPILDLAHALADPQLGFEDFERMVEDTARRDDRVVWGQRVEVDLMARSPVLVWRNNTRIRLINAFRAVHGAPEDQLIAGEPLICDGIELPMKHRKKRLDLEARGLIKGAQVIFLGPGRKPGFSRLHVMGAEDPQVSAASIVKIEKPDEEEPFIPYAARMGATFLHGAAVTIHKAQGSQWDTAQVFAPDIYAAARMGRVEAGQPLWKRLAYVAITRAQERLIWVVRNRLAKPTGPLPVDDLKAMPAAALTLEAQEDTPA
- a CDS encoding acyl-homoserine-lactone synthase — translated: MLRYVYGHDLHNHADLAHSMFLDRADQFKTRLGWDVQVNANGEERDQYDELDPLYMIWEMPDGSHGGSMRFLPTTGRVMVNEIFLDLCGGVPICSPLIWECTRFCLSRKAQGRIAAGLMLGSLEIMRNFDVPHYTGVFYRHTARAFRNLGFAPEITGTQGGGRNPICMGFWEYAEDTYHSVSRKAGIPPELSQLWFDRSFGGAGASGPVALSA
- a CDS encoding helix-turn-helix transcriptional regulator; the encoded protein is MAYKAELDRILEALDATETLEGLQLIVEQVCEVFGVDHAMYLWVETAGNHYYFGTYSKAWTERYLDKAYSRVDPVVVGCYQRFHPVDWKRLDWNPKPAREFLKDAREHGVGNQGYAIPIRGPNGQFALFTLSHNCDDAAWEKLIAKYNRDFILVAHYFNRKVLELEPSRSAEQAQPLSPREVDALTLLAIGYSRAQVAQTLAISEHTLRVYIESARFKLGAINTTHAIARAVSLGLIVV